One Pseudomonas sp. FP1742 genomic window carries:
- a CDS encoding YajG family lipoprotein codes for MLQRLLFGLITVTSLTLVGCAHSPQQLNPEPKLTAQLAPVGHGQPVVVRVVDGRPSPTLGTRGGLYPETSAITVQGAQILPKLQAQAEAAVRLLGFTPTANALNAPQLTVTLAELKYQSPKEGLYVTEATIGATFRSDVQNANRRYSGRYGASLDQRFGMAPNQETNTKLVSDVLSDALTRLFKDPTIGQVLAE; via the coding sequence ATGTTGCAACGCCTGTTGTTCGGTTTGATCACTGTGACCAGTTTGACCCTCGTCGGCTGCGCCCACAGCCCGCAACAACTGAACCCGGAACCCAAGCTGACGGCTCAGCTGGCGCCGGTCGGCCATGGTCAGCCGGTGGTGGTGCGTGTGGTGGACGGCCGTCCGTCGCCAACCCTGGGGACCCGTGGCGGTCTGTATCCGGAGACCAGTGCGATCACTGTGCAGGGCGCGCAGATTCTGCCGAAACTGCAGGCTCAGGCTGAGGCGGCCGTACGGTTGCTGGGCTTTACGCCGACGGCCAATGCGTTGAATGCACCGCAATTGACGGTGACCCTGGCCGAGCTGAAGTACCAGTCGCCCAAAGAAGGCCTGTATGTGACTGAGGCGACGATTGGCGCAACGTTCCGTTCGGATGTGCAGAATGCCAACCGTCGTTACAGCGGTCGTTATGGTGCGTCGCTGGATCAGCGTTTTGGCATGGCGCCGAACCAGGAAACCAATACCAAACTGGTCAGCGATGTGTTGAGTGATGCGTTGACCCGCTTGTTCAAGGACCCGACGATTGGTCAGGTGCTTGCCGAGTAA
- a CDS encoding PA4642 family protein — protein MRKDKKQVIGDEIGDAQIKLFLDFEPVDATSPSLHKLIKAYRGLRIDDFERFLTFFVEAGYDLDGKDEHGNDFVALIQDQRNAAEYIELIEKARG, from the coding sequence ATGCGTAAAGATAAGAAGCAAGTGATTGGTGACGAGATCGGCGATGCGCAGATCAAACTGTTCCTCGATTTCGAGCCGGTCGACGCCACTTCACCGTCGCTGCACAAACTGATCAAGGCGTACCGCGGCCTGCGCATCGATGACTTCGAGCGTTTTCTGACGTTCTTTGTCGAAGCCGGCTACGATCTGGACGGCAAGGATGAGCACGGCAATGATTTCGTGGCACTGATTCAGGATCAACGCAACGCGGCCGAGTACATCGAGTTGATCGAGAAGGCTCGCGGTTAA
- a CDS encoding methyl-accepting chemotaxis protein, translating into MTATAQDVARNATQAAQAASHADQAAAQGMQIVRDTSNSIGVLAVEIGKAVGVVQTLAKDSENINAILTAIRGIAEQTNLLALNAAIEAARAGEQGRGFAVVADEVRNLAQKTQKATEEIQTMIQQLQQGTRDVVRVMEDSQNRTDESVQHAAKAAQALETITQAVSVINDMNTQIASAAEEQSAVADDINRNVINIGQVANEVAGGADESSAASADLTKLAEQQRRLINQFKV; encoded by the coding sequence ATGACTGCCACCGCCCAGGACGTGGCGCGCAACGCCACCCAGGCCGCGCAAGCCGCCAGCCATGCGGATCAGGCGGCGGCGCAGGGCATGCAAATCGTGCGGGATACGTCGAATTCGATTGGTGTTCTGGCGGTGGAAATCGGCAAGGCCGTTGGCGTGGTGCAGACCCTGGCCAAGGACAGCGAAAACATCAACGCGATCCTGACGGCCATTCGCGGCATCGCCGAGCAGACCAACCTGCTGGCCTTGAACGCGGCCATCGAAGCCGCGCGGGCCGGTGAACAGGGTCGGGGTTTTGCGGTGGTGGCCGATGAAGTGCGCAACCTGGCGCAGAAAACCCAGAAGGCCACGGAAGAAATCCAGACCATGATCCAGCAATTGCAACAAGGCACCCGGGATGTGGTGCGGGTCATGGAGGACAGTCAGAACCGCACCGACGAAAGCGTGCAGCACGCGGCGAAAGCGGCCCAAGCGCTGGAAACCATTACCCAGGCGGTGTCGGTGATCAACGACATGAACACCCAGATCGCCAGCGCCGCCGAGGAACAGAGCGCGGTGGCCGACGACATCAACCGCAACGTGATCAACATTGGGCAAGTGGCCAATGAAGTGGCCGGTGGTGCGGATGAGTCGAGCGCGGCCAGTGCGGACTTGACCAAGTTGGCGGAACAGCAGCGGCGGTTGATCAATCAGTTCAAGGTTTGA
- the dauA gene encoding C4-dicarboxylic acid transporter DauA, whose product MPFSIPPLFAAWRQTLRAGYSLRRLRGDISAGVTVGIIAIPLAMALAIAVGVAPQQGLYTVLIAAPLIALTGGSRFNVSGPTAAFVVILLPITQQYGLGGLLLCTMLAGAILIALGLIRAGRLIQYIPYPVTLGFTAGIGIVIATLQLKDLLGLSTTGHAEHYIEQLGALLQALPSARLGDGIIGVMCLAVLIVWPRFVPRIPGHLVALAVGALLGLALESGGLPIATLGERFSYIVDGVSHPGIPPFLPSFDWPWNLPGPNGQPLHLSYDLIRQLMAPAFAIAMLGAIESLLCAVVADGMTGSKHDPNAELLGQGIGNLVAPLFGGITATAAIARSATNVRSGAFSPLAAIIHSAVVLLAILVLAPLFSYLPMAALAALLVMVAWNMSEARHVVHTLRIAPRSDVLVLLTCLSLTVLFDMVLAVAVGLLLAAGLFIKRMSDLTDTAELPREFHQALQDMPEHVRCYAIRGPLFFGAAEKALGVLRKFSPEVKVVIVEMSAVSMLDMTALAAFDNILRDYRTDGIGLILVGTAARVRLKFRRAGIHREQRQLAYVNNLEQARRKSERWLAGQD is encoded by the coding sequence ATGCCATTCTCCATCCCCCCGTTATTCGCCGCCTGGCGTCAGACCCTGCGTGCAGGTTATAGCCTCAGACGCCTGCGCGGCGATATCAGTGCCGGGGTGACGGTAGGGATTATCGCCATCCCCCTGGCCATGGCCCTGGCGATTGCGGTGGGCGTAGCGCCCCAGCAAGGTTTGTATACGGTGCTGATCGCCGCCCCCCTGATCGCACTGACGGGAGGCTCGCGCTTCAACGTCAGCGGGCCGACAGCCGCGTTCGTGGTGATACTGCTGCCGATCACCCAGCAATACGGTCTGGGCGGCCTGCTGCTTTGCACCATGCTTGCCGGGGCAATCCTGATTGCCTTGGGGCTGATTCGGGCCGGGCGGCTGATTCAGTACATCCCTTATCCGGTGACCCTGGGCTTTACCGCCGGGATCGGTATTGTCATCGCCACCCTCCAATTGAAGGATTTGCTGGGCCTGAGTACCACCGGGCATGCCGAGCATTACATCGAGCAATTAGGTGCGCTGCTCCAGGCATTACCCAGCGCCCGCCTGGGGGACGGGATCATTGGAGTTATGTGCCTGGCGGTTCTGATCGTCTGGCCGCGCTTCGTGCCACGAATTCCGGGGCATCTGGTGGCACTGGCCGTCGGCGCGTTGCTGGGGCTGGCCCTGGAAAGCGGCGGGTTACCGATTGCGACGCTGGGCGAACGCTTCAGCTATATCGTCGATGGCGTCAGCCACCCTGGCATTCCGCCGTTTCTGCCGAGCTTCGACTGGCCGTGGAATCTGCCAGGCCCCAATGGTCAGCCGCTGCATTTGTCTTACGACCTGATCCGCCAATTAATGGCGCCAGCGTTCGCCATTGCCATGCTCGGCGCCATCGAATCGTTGTTGTGCGCGGTGGTAGCCGATGGCATGACGGGCAGCAAACATGACCCCAATGCCGAACTCCTGGGTCAGGGCATCGGTAACCTGGTCGCCCCGTTGTTCGGCGGCATTACCGCCACCGCGGCGATCGCCCGCAGCGCCACCAACGTGCGCAGCGGGGCGTTTTCGCCATTGGCGGCAATTATCCACAGTGCGGTGGTGCTGCTGGCGATACTCGTCCTCGCCCCGCTGTTCAGCTACTTGCCGATGGCCGCGCTGGCGGCACTGCTCGTGATGGTGGCGTGGAACATGAGCGAGGCCCGGCATGTCGTGCACACCTTGCGCATCGCACCACGCAGCGATGTACTGGTCTTGCTGACCTGTCTGAGCCTGACAGTGCTGTTCGACATGGTGCTGGCCGTTGCCGTTGGGCTGTTGCTGGCCGCCGGGTTGTTCATCAAGCGCATGAGCGACCTCACCGACACCGCCGAGCTGCCTCGCGAATTCCATCAAGCCTTGCAGGATATGCCGGAGCATGTTCGTTGCTATGCGATACGCGGGCCGCTGTTTTTCGGCGCTGCGGAAAAAGCCCTGGGCGTGCTGCGCAAATTCAGCCCGGAGGTCAAAGTGGTGATTGTCGAGATGAGTGCCGTGTCCATGCTGGACATGACAGCGCTGGCGGCTTTCGACAACATCCTCAGGGATTACCGCACCGACGGCATCGGCCTGATTCTGGTGGGGACGGCTGCGCGGGTGCGCCTGAAATTCAGGCGCGCAGGAATCCATCGGGAACAGCGCCAGTTGGCTTACGTGAACAACCTGGAACAGGCTCGACGCAAAAGCGAACGCTGGCTCGCCGGGCAGGACTGA
- a CDS encoding DUF6124 family protein — MIKETPNPPETDDVSPYESLDSKKLHDAANRALDHYLNPAALKSPVARKPSTMFMVAPDIKDEDLLAHTCESLAQASVMASDFAGYLEGPHRHTAMAIQQIVMLAELAVNRMLDNVSVPKPAPHS, encoded by the coding sequence ATGATTAAAGAAACACCGAATCCCCCAGAAACCGACGACGTTTCCCCCTACGAATCCCTCGATTCAAAAAAACTCCACGACGCCGCCAACCGCGCGCTCGATCACTACCTCAACCCAGCCGCCCTCAAATCCCCCGTGGCCCGCAAACCGAGCACGATGTTTATGGTTGCGCCGGATATCAAAGACGAAGACCTGTTGGCCCACACCTGTGAATCGTTGGCCCAGGCCAGCGTGATGGCGAGTGATTTTGCGGGGTATCTGGAAGGGCCGCACCGGCACACAGCGATGGCGATTCAACAGATCGTCATGCTGGCGGAACTGGCGGTGAATCGGATGCTGGATAACGTGAGCGTGCCAAAACCTGCGCCACACAGCTGA
- a CDS encoding putative signal transducing protein, producing MQRIYEPENLMEGELLLSMLASEGIEAHLVGRDLIGGTGELPIFGLLGVSVDNDQAQYARELIAAYNAALPLSGDEPDSFPGTLVC from the coding sequence ATGCAGCGTATCTACGAGCCGGAAAACCTGATGGAAGGCGAATTGCTGCTGAGCATGCTGGCCAGTGAAGGCATCGAGGCGCATCTGGTGGGCCGGGATTTGATCGGCGGCACCGGGGAATTGCCGATATTCGGCCTGCTGGGTGTATCGGTCGATAACGACCAGGCGCAATACGCCCGGGAGCTGATCGCCGCGTACAATGCCGCGCTGCCCCTGTCCGGCGATGAACCGGACAGCTTTCCCGGCACGCTGGTCTGTTAG
- a CDS encoding SOS response-associated peptidase, whose protein sequence is MCGRYALFRWNPAFAALPGFPADQQAQWNISPNDSVLMLRAGADGQRELARARWGLTPPWLTDLSRTPAHARAETVAEQPMFREALRLRRCLLPANGFYEWRGTTRKRPYWLTPGEGSTLYFAAIWEAYPVQEQVWLSTAVITQPASSQRRPLILDAAGQEAWLNPETPLHALQALLASEPAPLRERVLANLVNDPKLNGPECLTPG, encoded by the coding sequence ATGTGTGGACGTTATGCCCTGTTTCGCTGGAACCCCGCCTTCGCGGCCCTGCCCGGATTCCCCGCCGATCAGCAGGCCCAGTGGAATATCTCCCCCAACGATTCGGTACTGATGCTGCGTGCCGGTGCAGACGGGCAGCGTGAGTTGGCCCGTGCCCGCTGGGGCCTGACGCCGCCATGGCTGACCGACTTGTCCCGCACCCCGGCCCATGCCCGCGCCGAAACCGTGGCCGAGCAACCGATGTTTCGCGAAGCCTTGCGCCTGCGTCGTTGCCTGCTGCCGGCCAATGGTTTTTACGAATGGCGCGGCACTACGCGCAAACGTCCATATTGGCTGACGCCGGGGGAGGGCTCGACGCTGTACTTCGCGGCGATCTGGGAAGCGTATCCAGTGCAGGAGCAGGTATGGCTGAGTACGGCGGTGATCACCCAACCTGCTTCGAGTCAGCGTCGGCCGTTGATTCTCGATGCGGCGGGGCAGGAAGCCTGGCTCAATCCTGAAACCCCGCTACATGCCTTGCAGGCGCTGCTGGCCAGCGAACCTGCGCCATTGCGCGAGCGGGTGCTGGCGAACCTGGTGAATGATCCGAAGCTGAATGGGCCGGAGTGTTTGACCCCGGGTTGA
- the upp gene encoding uracil phosphoribosyltransferase translates to MPIREIRHPLIRHKLGLMRRADISTKNFRELAQEVGALLTYEATKDLPLESYDIEGWCGTVSVEKIAGKKITVVPILRAGIGMLEGVLSLIPGAKVSAVGVARNEETLEAHTYLEKLVPEIDERLAMIIDPMLATGGSMVATIDLLKKAGCKDIRAMVLVAAPEGIAAVEKAHPDVTIYTASIDQKLNEHGYIIPGLGDAGDKIFGTKQKDA, encoded by the coding sequence ATGCCCATCCGTGAGATCCGCCATCCGCTGATCCGTCATAAACTTGGCCTTATGCGCCGCGCCGACATCAGCACGAAGAATTTCCGTGAGCTCGCTCAGGAAGTCGGCGCCCTGCTGACCTATGAAGCCACCAAAGACCTGCCGCTGGAAAGCTACGACATCGAAGGCTGGTGCGGCACGGTGTCGGTGGAGAAAATCGCCGGCAAGAAAATTACCGTGGTGCCGATCCTGCGTGCCGGTATCGGCATGCTCGAAGGCGTACTGAGCCTGATCCCGGGCGCCAAGGTCAGCGCGGTAGGCGTGGCCCGCAACGAGGAAACCCTCGAAGCCCACACCTACCTGGAAAAACTGGTGCCGGAAATCGACGAGCGCCTGGCGATGATCATCGACCCGATGCTCGCCACCGGCGGCTCGATGGTCGCCACCATCGATTTGCTGAAAAAGGCTGGCTGCAAAGACATCCGGGCGATGGTGTTGGTGGCCGCTCCCGAAGGCATCGCCGCTGTGGAGAAGGCTCACCCGGACGTGACCATCTACACCGCTTCCATTGACCAGAAACTGAATGAACACGGTTACATCATCCCAGGCTTGGGCGATGCCGGTGACAAGATCTTCGGCACCAAGCAAAAGGACGCGTGA
- a CDS encoding CPXCG motif-containing cysteine-rich protein: protein MLETAQYECPYCGEEVEAVLDLSGGDQTYIEDCPVCCRPITFVLQVHGEEWHLDVYSENE from the coding sequence ATGCTGGAAACTGCGCAGTATGAATGTCCGTATTGCGGTGAAGAAGTCGAGGCTGTTCTGGATTTGTCTGGCGGTGATCAGACCTATATCGAGGATTGTCCGGTGTGTTGTCGTCCCATTACCTTTGTATTGCAGGTTCACGGTGAGGAATGGCACCTCGACGTCTACAGCGAAAACGAATGA
- a CDS encoding 1-acyl-sn-glycerol-3-phosphate acyltransferase, with protein sequence MMGEFDAIRPYDDSEVPAVLARLLGDKAFLDILTHFRFPRFAGAFGWMLKPLIAHRLRREFAGVTSVATLQDKVEFYVDHTIERATDGVTYTGVEQFKSGSAYLFIANHRDIVMDPAFVNYAVYHAGLPTPRIAIGDNLLQKPFVSDLMRLNKSFIVHRSITGRREKMAAYQLLSAYINHSIRNDCASIWIAQAEGRAKDGDDRTESAILKMFHMSRKDEPFGEVIRSLNLTPVSISYEYDPCDQAKARELYIRATTGSYTKAPGEDDVSIAKGITGYKGRVHVNFAAPITELFEDTKQLAIEMDKQILGGYRLFPVHYLAYAQWKDADPQLQVPKAAELFAADELAKAQEEWQRRLEACPEEHRPFLVLQYATPVRNQYRVKAGLPL encoded by the coding sequence ATGATGGGCGAATTCGATGCCATCCGACCTTACGACGACAGCGAAGTCCCAGCGGTGCTGGCACGGCTGCTCGGCGACAAGGCGTTTCTAGATATCCTCACCCACTTCCGCTTCCCGCGTTTTGCCGGTGCCTTCGGCTGGATGCTCAAACCTCTTATAGCGCATCGGCTGCGCCGTGAGTTCGCCGGCGTCACGTCGGTGGCCACGTTGCAGGACAAAGTCGAGTTTTACGTCGACCACACCATCGAGCGCGCCACGGACGGGGTGACCTACACCGGCGTGGAGCAATTCAAATCCGGCAGCGCCTACCTGTTCATCGCCAACCACCGCGACATCGTGATGGACCCGGCCTTCGTCAACTACGCCGTGTACCACGCCGGCCTGCCGACCCCGCGCATCGCCATTGGCGACAACCTGCTGCAAAAGCCATTTGTCAGTGACCTGATGCGCCTGAACAAAAGCTTCATCGTGCACCGTTCGATTACCGGTCGTCGCGAGAAAATGGCGGCGTATCAATTGCTGTCGGCCTACATCAACCACTCGATCCGCAACGATTGCGCCTCGATCTGGATCGCCCAGGCCGAAGGTCGCGCCAAGGACGGTGACGACCGCACCGAATCGGCGATCCTCAAGATGTTCCACATGAGCCGCAAGGACGAGCCGTTCGGCGAAGTCATCCGTTCGCTGAACCTCACCCCGGTGTCGATCAGCTACGAATACGACCCGTGCGACCAGGCCAAGGCCCGCGAGCTCTATATTCGCGCCACCACTGGCAGCTACACCAAGGCGCCGGGCGAGGATGACGTGAGCATCGCCAAGGGCATTACCGGTTACAAGGGCCGGGTTCATGTGAACTTCGCCGCGCCCATCACCGAATTGTTCGAAGACACCAAGCAATTGGCGATCGAAATGGACAAGCAGATCCTTGGCGGTTACCGGTTGTTCCCGGTGCACTACCTGGCGTATGCACAGTGGAAAGATGCTGACCCGCAATTGCAGGTGCCAAAAGCGGCCGAGCTGTTTGCGGCTGATGAGCTGGCCAAGGCTCAGGAAGAGTGGCAGCGCCGGCTGGAGGCTTGCCCTGAGGAGCATCGTCCGTTCCTGGTGCTGCAATATGCGACGCCGGTGCGCAATCAGTATCGGGTCAAGGCCGGGTTGCCGCTGTAG
- the mqo gene encoding malate dehydrogenase (quinone) — protein MAHNEAVDVVLVGAGIMSATLAVLLKELDPAIKLEVVELMDSGAAESSNPWNNAGTGHAGLCELNYTPQAADGTVDIKKAVHINTQFEVSKQFWSYLTKKGTFGSCKSFISPVPHLSFVQGENGVSFLKERFKTLSKHHAFSDMEYTEDKAKMAEWMPLMMPGRPADEVLAATRVMNGTDVNFGALTNQLLKHLTSAPDAQVKYCKRVTGLKRNNGGWTVSIKDVNSGNTREVDAKFVFLGAGGAALPLLQASGIEESKGFGGFPISGQWLRCDNPEVVKHHQAKVYSQAAVGSPPMSVPHLDTRVVDGKKSLLFGPYAGFTTKFLKHGSFMDLPMSVRAGNIGPMLAVAKNNMDLTKYLVSEVMQSMEQRLESLRRFYPQAKAEDWRLEVAGQRVQIIKKDPKKGGVLQFGTELVAAKDGSLAALLGASPGASVTVSIMLELIEKCFPNKAKGEWAAKLAEIFPAREKVLETDAALYRKINTQNNVALELVEASSETQSYA, from the coding sequence ATGGCGCATAACGAAGCAGTCGACGTAGTACTGGTTGGGGCCGGCATCATGAGTGCCACCCTTGCTGTACTGCTCAAAGAGCTCGACCCCGCGATCAAGCTGGAAGTCGTCGAGCTGATGGATTCCGGTGCCGCGGAGAGTTCCAATCCGTGGAACAACGCCGGTACCGGTCACGCCGGGCTGTGTGAGCTGAACTACACACCGCAGGCCGCTGACGGCACCGTCGACATCAAGAAAGCCGTGCACATCAACACCCAGTTCGAGGTGTCGAAGCAGTTCTGGTCCTACCTGACCAAGAAAGGCACCTTCGGTTCGTGCAAATCGTTCATCAGCCCGGTGCCGCACCTGAGCTTCGTGCAGGGTGAGAATGGCGTGTCCTTCCTCAAGGAACGCTTCAAGACCCTGAGCAAGCACCATGCCTTCTCGGACATGGAATACACCGAAGACAAAGCCAAGATGGCCGAGTGGATGCCGTTGATGATGCCGGGCCGTCCGGCCGACGAAGTCCTCGCCGCCACCCGCGTGATGAACGGCACCGACGTCAACTTCGGCGCCCTGACCAACCAACTGCTCAAGCACCTGACCAGCGCACCCGATGCCCAGGTCAAGTACTGCAAGCGCGTCACCGGCCTGAAGCGTAACAACGGCGGCTGGACCGTCAGCATCAAGGACGTCAATAGCGGCAACACCCGTGAAGTCGACGCCAAGTTCGTCTTCCTCGGCGCTGGCGGCGCGGCGCTGCCACTGCTGCAAGCCTCGGGCATCGAAGAAAGCAAAGGCTTCGGCGGCTTCCCGATCAGCGGTCAGTGGCTGCGTTGCGACAACCCGGAAGTGGTCAAGCACCACCAGGCAAAAGTCTACAGCCAGGCGGCAGTGGGTTCGCCACCGATGTCGGTGCCGCACCTGGACACCCGTGTGGTCGATGGCAAGAAGTCCCTGCTGTTCGGACCTTACGCCGGCTTCACCACCAAGTTCCTCAAGCACGGCTCCTTCATGGACCTGCCGATGTCGGTCCGCGCCGGCAACATCGGCCCAATGCTGGCCGTGGCGAAAAACAACATGGACCTGACCAAGTACCTGGTCAGCGAAGTGATGCAGTCGATGGAGCAGCGCCTGGAATCCCTGCGCCGCTTTTATCCACAGGCGAAAGCCGAAGACTGGCGCCTGGAAGTGGCCGGCCAACGGGTGCAGATCATCAAGAAAGACCCGAAGAAAGGCGGCGTTCTGCAGTTCGGTACGGAACTGGTTGCGGCCAAGGACGGTTCCCTGGCCGCCCTGCTCGGCGCGTCCCCAGGTGCCTCGGTGACCGTTTCGATCATGCTGGAACTGATCGAGAAGTGCTTCCCGAACAAGGCCAAGGGCGAATGGGCTGCCAAACTGGCGGAAATCTTCCCGGCTCGGGAAAAGGTCCTGGAAACCGATGCTGCGCTGTATCGCAAGATCAATACGCAGAACAACGTCGCGCTGGAACTGGTTGAAGCAAGCAGCGAAACCCAAAGCTACGCTTGA
- a CDS encoding hypoxanthine-guanine phosphoribosyltransferase: MSADLEHIRQIMREADCLYTEAEVEAAIARVGAHINEQLAESNPVVFCVMNGGLIFAGKLLTHLQFPLEASYLHATRYRNETSGGDLFWKAKPEVSFIDRDVLIIDDILDEGHTLGAIIDFCKHAGARKVHTAVLIDKDHDRKARPDLKADFVGLPCIDRYIFGYGMDYKGYWRNANGIFAVKGM, translated from the coding sequence ATGTCCGCTGATCTCGAGCATATCCGTCAAATCATGCGAGAGGCTGACTGCCTGTACACCGAAGCTGAAGTCGAGGCGGCCATCGCCCGCGTCGGTGCACACATCAACGAACAACTGGCTGAAAGCAATCCGGTGGTGTTCTGTGTGATGAACGGCGGCCTGATTTTCGCCGGCAAGCTGCTCACCCATCTGCAATTCCCGCTGGAAGCGTCCTACCTGCACGCCACCCGCTATCGCAACGAAACCAGCGGCGGCGATCTGTTCTGGAAAGCCAAGCCGGAAGTTTCGTTCATCGACCGCGACGTGCTGATCATCGACGACATCCTCGACGAAGGTCACACCCTGGGCGCGATCATCGACTTCTGCAAACACGCCGGTGCCCGCAAAGTGCACACCGCCGTGCTGATCGACAAGGACCACGACCGCAAGGCTCGCCCGGACCTGAAAGCCGATTTCGTCGGCCTGCCGTGCATCGACCGTTACATCTTCGGTTACGGCATGGACTACAAAGGCTACTGGCGTAACGCCAACGGGATTTTTGCCGTTAAAGGCATGTAA